The following coding sequences lie in one Apium graveolens cultivar Ventura chromosome 3, ASM990537v1, whole genome shotgun sequence genomic window:
- the LOC141714558 gene encoding uncharacterized protein LOC141714558, with the protein MRLNLGNSEARNKVRADFSKWKLEIGDGKVECIDTHRADVETEFVVPDDYVVKSPLKNPIKTLIDIIYPDFQNNMHSQEHLRSRSILTPTKVVVDDINAQILERVPGNVHTYLNQDLIEDRGVDGNDFDSSFPVEYSNSIYMPCMPKHELKVKVGAVVMLMRNLN; encoded by the coding sequence ATGAGATTAAATTTAGGTAATTCTGAAGCTAGAAATAAAGTAAGAGCTGACTTTAGTAAATGGAAACTTGAGATTGGAGACGGAAAAGTTGAATGCATTGATACTCATCGTGCAGATGTTGAAACTGAGTTTGTAGTTCCTGATGACTATGTTGTCAAGAGTCCCTTGAAAAATCCCATAAAAACCCTAATTGACATTATATATCCAGATTTTCAGAATAATATGCATTCACAGGAGCATCTAAGATCGAGATCTATTTTGACTCCAACAAAAGTTGTAGTTGATGACATCAATGCGCAGATTCTTGAAAGAGTTCCGGGTAATGTGCATACTTATCTCAACCAAGATTTGATTGAAGACAGAGGCGTTGACGGTAATGACTTTGATTCGTCATTTCCAGTTGAGTATTCGAACTCCATTTATATGCCATGTATGCCTAAACATGAGTTGAAAGTAAAGGTTGGAGCTGTTGTTATGTTGATGAGGAATTTAAATTAG